The window AGCCCCTTGCCGTGGGAGCACAGGAACTGGTCGGTGACGCTGCGGAAGAGGTCGACCCACTCCGCGGAGTCCACGAAGGACTGGATCTCCTTCTTCGTCGGCACGCCCGGGTGGTCGCCGAAACGCTCGACCGAGCCGAACAGCCAGCGGTTCTCTGCGAGCGCGTTGTAGCAGTACGCGCGGAAAGTCAGCCCGGCCGCTTCGGTGCGCTCGCGGACGTCGGTGAGCCAGGCCCAGAACTCGGCGAACGACCGGGCTTCGTCGTCGGTCGGCAGCGGGTCCCACGTCGCGAAGGCGCGGTATCCCTGCGAGACGCCGATGTCGGCGCCGGTGAGCAGGCAGCCCCAGAGGTACGCGCCGGCGTCGCCGAAGCTCTCCATGTCGACGTCGACCTCGACGTCGGCGCGCGGCACCTCGACGCGGTCGACGCGGCGCACCAGCGTCAGGTCGGCCAGCCAGGCACGCGCGAGCACGACCGCGTCCGGGAACGTCACGCCCGTCCAGTTCACTTCCGGCGCCTCGCCGGTCGGGTCGAGGGCGGCCAGCTTGTCCACAGTGGACACACCGGCGCGGCGCAGCTCGACCGCGTCCTCGCCGCGGACCACGAGGCTGACGTCGCGGGACTCGGTGAGCACCACCTCGCACGTCGGCCACCACGGGCAGCGGCGGCACTCCAGCACGCGCGACGGCTCGGCCAGCGGCTCCTCGCCGTTCGCGGCCGCGGTGGCGATGGCGAGCCGGTCGGCGAACCGGACCTGGTACTCGGTGAGCGCGCTGCGCCCGCCGGGCCAGGTGCCCGCGGTGAGGTCGTGCCAGACGACGACGTCGGCGTCGAGGCCGATGACGCCGCCCAGGGCGAGGCTTTCGTCGGCCTGTCCGAGCGTCTGCAGCATGCGGCGGATGTGCACGAGCCGCAGCTGGTCGCGCGGCTGCGAGCGGACCTTGCGGCCGTCGTCGGCGCCGCGGTGCGCCGGGTCGAGGTCGGTCAGCTCGGTGACGATCGCGCCGGTGCCACGGTCGGAGATCCGGTGCCGCACGACGAGCACCGGAACGTACCCACGGCCGGTGCGCACGAGCAGGTCGACGCCGCCGCGCCGGTGCCCGGCCGCGTCGACCGGGAACAGCGCGCCCCAGATGTAGGACGCTTCGGCGGCGAAGGCCTGCTCGGTCAGCTCGACGCGCTCGTGCGCCGGGAGGTCCCTGGCGATCTTCACCCAGTGGCCCGGGTTGGCCGCCATCAGCCGGGCGACGATGTCCTCGCGGTGGGCGGTGGCGTCGTCGATCCGCTGCTGCGCGGTGGGGTCCGGCGGGGAAAGCGGTACCTCGCGCATGGTGGGGTCGTGTTCGAGGTGCACGCGCCGACGGCAGCGGCTGACCGCGCCCGCGTCGAGTACCACCTCGCCCTTCATGGAGATCACTCTAGATTCCCACCGCCGAGCCGACATGCCCGCCACCCGGGCGACCAGTAAGTTCGACCTCGACACGTCGCAGGAGGTGCCATGGCGCGCAAGGCCAAGGTCGAGGGTGAAGCCAGGTTCACCCCTAAGAGGGCGAAGAACGCGGTCGCGGTGGCGAAGGTGCTCGGCCCGGTCGTGATCCCGGTGGTCGCGCCGTTCGCGGTGCGCGCGGCGGGCACCGCCCGGGAGCTGTACGACCGCTACCAGGCGCGCAAGCTCGGCGTCGCGGTGGATCAGCTGGGCTCGTACACCGGTCGCGGTGCGGCGCTGCACGCCCGGATCGCGGGGCTCGCCCAGGGGTGCCGGGACCTGGAGAAGTCGGAGAAGGCATCGGCGGCGGACAAGACGTTCGTGAGCGAGTCGCTGAGCACGCTGGAGCAGCTGTCGGCCTCGGTGCGGGCGGCCGAGCGGATGCCGGCGGCGCGGCGCAAGGCCGTGCACCGCGCGGTGGCCGGCGAGCTGGAGCGGCTGGAAGGCCACCTGCTGCACCGGCTGGGGATCTGACCGCGCGCCCCCGGTCGTGAGTGAGAAACAGCGTTAGAACACTGTTTCTCACTCACGACGGGAGTTACTTGACGAAGCCCTTCTTGACCATCCAGTCGTGGGCGACCTTGCCCGCGTCCTGGCCGTCGACGTCGACCTGCTTGCACAGCTCGACCATCTGCTGGTTGTCGAGGGCCGCGCCGATCTTCTCCAGCGGGCCGCGGACGTCCGGGTGCTGCTTCAGCCACTCCGTGCGCAGCGTCGGGACCGCGTTGTACTGCGGGAACGCCTTCTTGTCGTCCTCGAGCACCCGCAGGTTCAGCCCGGAGATCCGGCCGTCGGTCGTGAACACCTCGCCGACCGGGCATGTGCCGCCGGCGACCGCCGAGTAGATCGTGCCGATGCCGAAGTTCTCGATCTTCGGGTTCTGGAAGCCGTACGCCTTGACCGCGGCCGGGAACCCGTCCTGACGGCTGGTGAACTCCGTCTCCAGGCAGAACACGTTCTGGTCCGGCTTCTGCTTGATGAACGCCGCGAGATCCGACGTCGTCTTCAGGTTGTTCTTCGCGCCGTACTCCTCGGTGACGGCGAACGCGTACTGGTCGTTGAGCGGCGAGTAGTTCAGCCAGGTGACGCCGAACTTCTCCTGGTCCGCCTTGGCCGTCGCCTCGTACTGGGCCTTCTCGCCGCCGGGCACCGGAAGCTCGTTGCCCTGGTAGTTGATCCAGCCGGTGCCGGTGTACTCCCAGGTGACGTCCGTCTGGCCGGACAGCAGCGCCTGCCGCGACGAGTTGGACCCCTTGATGTCGGACAGGTCGACGACGTCCGCGCCCGCCGCGGACAGCGCCATCTCGGACAGGTACGCCAGGATGATGTTCTCGGTGAAGTCCTTCGACCCCACCGTCACCTTCAGGCCCTGCAGCGACGGGATCGGCTGGATCGAGCCCGGCTGGATGTCGTACGGCACCGCCTGGTTGACCGTCAGGCCGCACGCCGAGAGCGTCGCGCCCAGCACGGCCACGCCGAGGACTGCCGTCATGCGCCGGAGTTTCATCGCAGGCCCTTCGGTCCGAAGTACTGTTCGGCGACCGCGCCCAGCCAGTCGACCAGCAGCGCCAGCGCGACGGCCAGCACCGAGCCGGTCACCAGCACCGAGGTCAGGTTCAGCTTGTAGCCGGTGTCGATCAGCAGCCCGAACCCGCCGGCGTTGACGAACATGCCGAACGTCGCCGTGCCGACCGCCAGGACGAGTGACGTGCGCAGGCCGGCCAGGATCAGCGGGACGGCCAGCGGGAGCTCGACCCGCCACAGCACCGCGGCCGCCGACATCCCGATGCCGCGGCCGGCGTCGATCAGCGACTCGTCGACCTGCTGGATACCGACCATCGTGTTCCGCAGCACCGGCAGCAGCGAGTAGAAGGCCAGTGGCAGCGCCGCCACCCACAGCCCGCCGGTCGCGCCGGTGACGATGAACCACAGCACCAGCACGCCGAGCGCGGGCGCGGCCTGGCCGATGTTCGCGATCGCCAGGAAGACCGGCGCGAGGAAGCGCGCCCACGGCCGCGTCACGATCACCCCGAGCGGCACCGCGACCAGCACGACGATCGCGGTCACCACGAGCGTCATCAGCACGTGGTCCCACAACGCCGTGAACAGCGAGGACGCGTTGAGCGTCTCCTTCTCGGTCGCGTTGAGCCCGCTGGAGAACACCCAGATCAGCGTGACGGCGACGATCACGAGAACCACGACGGGCTGCGCGAACAGCCGGACGCGTTCCGCGCGTTTGGAGCCGGACTCGGTGCTGAAACCGGTATCGACGACAGCTGTCATGCGGACACCTCCTCGCCGTTGGTGTGCTCCTCACGCAGCTGCTGGATGGTCGCGATGACGGTGTCGAGCTGGATGGTGCCCGCGTACTCGCCGCGCGCGCCCGTCACCGGCACCGAGCCGCCCTCGGCGAGCATCGCCTCGAGCGCGTCCTGCAACGTCGACTGCAGGCTGACGATGTCCCGCAGCGGCTTGCCGACCGCCGTCATCGATGTCGCCGACGACAGCTCGCGGACGTGCGCCCAGCGCAGCGGGCGGCGCCGCTGGTCGAGCACCAGCGCGAAGTGCTTGCGCTGGTCTTCGAGCTTCTTGCGGATCTCGGCCGGGTCGTCGTCGACCGTCGCGGTCAGCGCGTCCTGCGCCAGCTCGACGTCGCGGACCCGCAGCAGCGTCAGCTGCTTCAGCGACGCACCCGCGCCGACGAACCCGGCGACCGTGTCGTTGGCCGGGTTGGCCAGGATCGCCTCGGGCGTGTCGTACTGCAGGATCGACGACTGGTTGCCGAGCACCGCGATCTTGTCGCCGAGCTTCACGGCCTCGTCGAAGTCGTGCGTGACGAACACGATCGTCTTCTTCAGCTCCGACTGCAGCCGCAGCAGCTCGTCCTGCAGGTTGCCGCGGGTGATCGGGTCGACCGCGCCGAACGGCTCGTCCATCAGCAGCACCGGCGGGTCCGCGGCGAGCGCCCGTGCGACGCCGACGCGCTGCTGCTGCCCGCCGGAGAGCTGGCGCGGGAAGCGGTCGCGGAAGTCGGCCGGGTCCAGCCCGACCAGGTCCATCATCTCCTCGACCCGGTCGTTGACCTTCTTCTTGTCCCAGCCGAGCAGGCCGGGCACCACGCCGATGTTCTGCGCGACGGTGAAGTGCGGGAACAGCCCGGCCTGCTGGATGGCGTAGCCGATCCGGCGGCGCAGCGTGTCGACGTCGAGGCCCAGCGCGTCCTCGCCACCGATGGTGATCTTGCCGGAGGTCGGCTGGACCAGGCGGTTGATCATCCGCATCGTCGTGGTCTTGCCGCAGCCGGACGGGCCGACGAAGACCACGATCTTGCCGGCGGGCACCACCATGGAGAAGTCGTCGACCGCCGCTTCGCGGGTGCCGGGGTACCGCTTGGTCACGTGCTCCAGCTCGATCTCGACGCCGGAGACTTCCTCGTTCTCAGCCACGGACACCCCTAGAAATGGTGAAGCGCTTGATCAGGACGTAGACGCCGTCGAGCAGCAGCGCGAGGATGACGACCCCGACCGTGCCGGTGACGGCTTGGTTCAGGGAGTTCGTGCTCCCCGCATTCGTCAGCCCGGAGAAGACCTCGGCGCCGAAGCCGGGGCCCTTCGCGTAGGCGGCGATCACGGCGATGCCCATCAGCATCTGGGTGGCCACCCGCATGCCGGTGAGGATCGCCGGCCAGGCCAGCCGCAGCTCGACCCGGGTGAGCACGCCGAAGCGGCTCATCCCGATGCCGCGCGCCGCGTCGGTGATCGCCGGGTCGACGCCGTCGAGCCCGACGATGGTGTTCCGCACGATCGGCAGGAGGCCGTAGAGCACCAGCGCGATCACGGCCGTCGTCGGACCGAGCCCCGAGATCGGGATCAGCAGGCCCAGGAGGGCGAACGACGGGACCGTCAGGATCGTGCTCGCCAGCGCCGTGGCCACCGCCGAACCGATCGGGCTGCGGTACACCGCGACCCCGATCAGCACGCCGAGGACCGCCGCGAGGATCGTGCACTGCACCACCATGCTGGTGTGCAGGTAGGCCTCCAGCCAGAGCTTGCTCGCCCGGTCGGAGATGTAGTCGAAGAGGTTCATCCGTGTCCGCTCTCCCGCCTTTGCGCAGGCCTTCACCCGAACGGGCTAGTTCCTGACCGACGGCTCAGTACCCAGCGCGAAGCCGGGCCAAACCCCCGCTTTCGGCCCACCGGTTCCGCCCACCTTGGCCTTTCCGCCCGTGATCGGCAACAAACGGCCTGAACCACGGCGTGGCGCGAGCCGTGAACTCGGTGTGTGCTCACTTCACGGGATCACACGCTCGCGCGGGAGCAGGTCCCTTAGGCTGCTCTTCATGAGCGTTCCGGCACGGCGTCCCGCCGTGCTGGGTGCTACCCGGGGTGTGTCGCTCGCCGTGTCCGCCGCGGCGCTGTCCGTCACCGCGCACCGGCTGGCCGACGGCGGCCTGCCCGACCCGGCGATGACCGTGCTGCTGAGCGGCCTCTTCGGCTGGACCGCGACCGCGCTGGCCCGCAAGGCGCGTGGACCGGTCGCCACGATCAGCCTGCTCGGCGCCGCTCAGCTCGTGATGCACCTCCTGCTCACCACGCTCGCCGACCACCACGACCACGGCATGGCCGCGATGCCCGGCGGCAGCGGGCTCGGCATGCTCGTCGCGCACGCCGTGGCGACCCTGGTCGCTGCGCTCCTGCTCGCCCGCGCGGACGCGATGCTCCTGACGGTGCTCGCCGTGCTGCGCGCGATCCTGCCGCGGCTGCTCGGCGCGCTGCCGGTCCCGGTCGCCCCCGCGCTCGTCCCGGTGCGCGTCGACGCACCGGGCCACCTCGTCGGCGTCGATCTGCGCCGGATCCGCGGGCGGCGCGGCCCGCCCGTCCACTCCTGAAACCCAGCTCGTCCCCCGCAGCAGCCCGGTCCCCGAACCGAGCTGTCCCCTTTCTTGAGTTCATCAGGAGTGAACCCATGTCCCAGCACGTCTTCAAGCGCGCCGGTTTCCTCGCCGCCACCGTCGGTGTCGCCGGCCTCCTCGGCGCGGGCGTCGCCTCCGCGCACGTCACCGCCAACGTCTACGGCCCGCAGCCGACGAAGGGCGGGTACGCCGCGATCGTGTTCCGCGTCCCGAGCGAGGAGCCGAACACCACGACCACCAAGGTCGCCGTCGACTTCAAGCCCGACTACGGCATCGGCAGCGTGCGGACCAAGCCGCTGCCCGGCTGGACCGCCGAGGTGACCAAGTCGAAGCTGCCCACCCCGATCACCAAGGACAACGGCACGAAGATCACCGAGGCCGTCACGGCGGTGACGTGGACCGCGCAGCCGGGCAACGAGCTGAAGGCCACCGACTACCAGGAGTTCTCGGTGAGCTTCGGCCCGCTGCCGACCAACGTGGACGAGGTCGAATTCCCGGCGCACCAGACCTACAGCGACGGCAAGGTCGTCGACTGGAACCAGCCGACGCCCCCGGGTGGCGCGGAGCCGGAGCACCCGGCGCCGGCCGTCAAGCTGGCCGCCCAGGTCGCGGGCGACGGCGACATGTCCGCCAACATGGCGGCGACGCCCGGCGAGCACACTGAAGCCGCGGCGGCGTCCGACAGCACGGCCCGCTGGCTCGGCGGAGCCGGCCTGCTCGTCGGCGCCATCGGCCTCGGCGTCGGGGCCGGCGCGACCGTCCGGGCCCGCAAGGCCACGGCGAAGCCGGGAGGCAACAGCTAGATGCGGAAAGCGCTCGTCGCGCTGGCGTTGACGGTGGTGGCCGTGCTCGGCACGGCCACCCCGGCGCTGGCGCACAACGTGCTGATCTCCTCGGACCCGGCGAACGGCGCGTCGATCGCCGCCGGCCCGCAGAAGGTCAGCCTGACGTTCGACCAGTACGTGCAGGGCGCGGACGTCAACCAGATCGCGGTGACCGGACCCAGCGGCGGCCAGTGGGCCGAAGGGCCGATCAGCGTGGTGAACAACGTGATCAGCGCGCCCCTGCGGCCGCTCGGCCCGGCCGGGAAGTACACCATCGGCTATCGCGTGCTGTCCGCCGACGGCCACCCGGTGACCGGTGAGCTCACGTTCACCCTCACCGCCGCGGGCACCGGCACGCCGGCGACCGTGGACGCGGCGAAGTCGCCCGGCAGCTCGTCGTCGGCTTCGCCGCAGTCGGGCTCGACCGGGGTGCCGATCTGGGTCTGGATCGCCGGCGCGGTCGTGCTGCTGGCGATCGGGCTGACCGTGGCGCTGCGCTCCGGCCGGTCCGTGGAAGAGAAGAACTGACGGGATGGCCCAGGCCGAGACCACCGCGAAGCCCCGCTATTCGACGCTGCTGTGCGTCGTCACGGCGGGCCTGCTCGGCGCCCTGATCGGCGTCGCGCTCATGTCCACCACCCCGGTCCCCGGGGTCGTGGAACCCAGCGCGGTGGTCTCGGCCGGCATCCCCGTCGTGCGCGTCCTGCTCGACCTCGCCGCGGTCACCACCATCGGCCTGGCGCTGCTGTCGGTGCTCGTCGGCTACGACCGCCCGAAGCTGACCGAGCCGATCCTGCGGCTGGCCCGGCCGGCCGGCGTCGCGGCCGCGCTCGTCTGGGCCACGGCCGCGGTCGTCGCGCTGATCCTGCAGACCGCGGAGTACAAGCCCGGCTCGTCGACGCTCTCCGCGGGTGACATCGGCAGCTACATCGCCGCCGTCGGCGCGGGCAAGGCGCTCGTCATCGTCGCCGCGCTCGCGCTCGTCCACGCCGGGATCGGCGCGCTGGCGCTGCGCTTCGGCGAGAAGGTGCCCGCCGAAGTCCGCGTCGGGCTCGGCCTGTTCGCGCTGCTGCCGCTGCCGGTCACCGGGCACGCGTCGAACTGGAACTACCACGACTACACGATGATCTCGATGGAGCTGCACGTCATGAGCGCGGTCGCCTGGACCGGCGGCCTCGGCGCGATGACCGTGCTCCTCGTGGCGAACCGGACGCTGCTGGCGCACGCGCTGCCCCGGTTCTCCAAGCTCGCGACGCTCTGCCTGATCCTCTCGGCGGCGACCGGCCTGTTCAACGGCCTCGTCGAGATCTCGCTCAACCCGACCATCGGGTTCTGGGCGGCGATCTTCACGACACCGTACGGGCAGCTCTTCGTGCTCAAGTTCCTGTGCACGGGCGCCATCGCGCTGCTCGGCGCGTACACCCGCTTCCGGCTGATGCCGCAGATCGTCCGGCACAACCGCACGGCGCTGGCCGCGTGGGCGACGCTCGAGCTGACCGTCATGGGATTGGCGTTCGGCTTCGCGGTGGCGCTGACGCGGGCGCCGGTCGTCGCCTCCTGAAAGCCCTTCCTCGCTGGTAGAGCCGGTCTGCGGTCACGGCGAGTAGCTGCAAGTTGCGCATTGGGCTGAGGGGTAGACCATTGGGGGCGACCGGTTGGGCCGAACTTTCTACCCAGAGCTGACCGCATTTCGGAAGCGACGAACGGTCATTTGCCAGCGGCGAATGCACGTGCAGGATGTGGCGCCGGTCACATGAAGTGACAGACAACGGTCATCGGTAACGCGTCCACCGGGTGTCCGTCCGCGCGTTGCGGAGATCGTCCAGCCGGCGGTAGAGCTCGGGCCGCACCTGCGGCCGGCTGCGCAGGATCGGCAGCACGCTCGTCGTCAGCTTCAGCTCGCGGATCGCCCGGAGCACGGCGAACCCGGGCCACGACGTCACGTCGAAGCCGTACACCGCGGCGAACGTCCGGTAGCGCACCGGCGGGTCGCCGAACCGTTCACGGCCGACCGCCAGCGGCGTCAGGTCCCACTCCGGCGGGCCGACGCACGACGAATCGAAGTCGCAGAGCACCGGTCCGTCCGGGCCGGGGATGACGTTGCCCGGGTACGCGTCGCCGTGGACCAGGCTCCTGGCCAGCGGAAACTCCAGTTCGGCCAGCGCGCCTTCGAGCTCGGCGCAGCGGTCGAGCAGAAACGCGCGATCGGCGGCACTGAGCTCTTCGGCGTCGGACACGCGGGCCCGCACCGCGGCGAACGGCGCCCACTCGGCGAGGTCCTCGGGCGCGGGCAGGGCGTGCACCCGGCGCAGCAGCCGGGCCAGGTCGGCGGACGTCGCCGGGCGGCCGATGCTCGGCACCTGGTGCCACACGGTCACGAGGTGCTCGCCGACCCGCATCGGCTGCTCGACCGAGTCGAGCAGCCGGATCGCGGGGACGTCGTGGTGCGCGAAGTGCCGGGCCACGCGGACCACGGTTTCGACGCGGTGCCGGAGCCGGGTCGAGCCGACGATCCGGATCACGAAAGGCGCGGTGACCAGTGCGTACACCGCGTTGTTGGTGAACCGCAGCAACCGCGCGCCCGCCGGGTCGAAACCCAGCCGCGCGCAGGTCTCCGCCAGTACGCCACGCAGCTTGCCGGACGTGAACCGGCCGTCCAAGACGGTCCCGGTCCCCTCGGCGTCAGGCGGCGTAGAAAGCGTTGAGGCGGTCGGCGAGGTCACGGGCGTCGGCGTTGTTGCGGCGGCGCTCGGCCTCGTCCTGCAGGGGCCGCATGCGGTCCTTGACCCGCTCGGACTTGATGCCCTCGGCGCAGTCGATGGCCTTGCCGCCGACCTTGGCGCCGTGGTCGAGGTCGCCGTCCAGCAGGTGGTTGGTGGCCAGCGCGCTCAGCATGAACGTCTTGGAGCGGGCCATCTCGTCGTCGTAGGACTCGACGGCCCTGGTCAGCGCGGGGATGGCGTACTTGGTGTGCTCGGCGTTCTGCTGCGCGAGGACCGTGTGGACGGTGCCGACCATGGCGTAGACGTCGGTCTCGGTGAAGAACTTCACCCAGGACTCGGCCTCGGCCAGGTTGGCGCGCTCGAACTCGTCCTTGCTCCGGCCGAGCAGCTTCACCGCCTGCTCCTCGTTGCCCATCATCGCGTAGGCCCAGGCCTCGTTCGCGCAGAGCACGGAGACCGCCAGCTCGGAACCGCTTTCCTGCGCCGCGATCTGGCCGAGCTGGAACAGCTTCAGCGCGTCGTTCGGGGCGTCCTGGTGCAGGTAGACGCGGCCCATGCGGTAGAGCACGTTCGCCACCAGCGGGTGGTTCTCGCCCTGCTTGGCCAGGTCCAGCGCGTTCGCGAAGTGGCCCCGGGCGGAGTCCATCAGGCCGGTGTCGAAGGACGTCCAGCCGGCCAGCGAGTGCAGGTCGGCGAGCGCCACGTACAGCCGGTTCTTGACGATGTCGGTGCCGTGGGCCTCGAGCATCTGCTGTCCCCAGGACAGCTGCGCCACGACGGCGTCGCGGCAGAACCCGCCGCCGTACTGGTAGTCCAGCGCGCGCAGGGCCCGCGTCGCGGCCTCCACCTGGCGCACGTCGGTCATGCCGATGCGCCCGGGCGCCGGCGTCCTGGCCGGTCCCGCCGACCACGTGCCCGATTCCGGACCGAACACCGCCGCACCCATCGTGACCTGGGCGGCGTGCGCGAGGAACCTCCGTCGCTTCACGGACTCGTCCTCCTCAGCCTGCTGGCCGTCGGCGGAGCCGACGACGCGTATCGCCGTGGCCTCGTCGTAGGCGAGGCCCATGTATCCACGGGGGACACCCAGGCCGTCGGCGATGCGCGTGAGCACGTCGTAGGCCATGACCTGGCGACCCTTGAGGATCTCGGACACCTCGGACTGGGACTGGCCGGTCATCGCGGCGATCTGGCGCTGCGAGACACCGTGCTTGCGCAGGAGCCGGTAGACGGCGCTGATCTCGCGGGCCGCGAGAGCCGCTCTCATCTCCGGCTGCTCCCACGCGTCAGCGGGAACTGCGTGGCTCTGCCGGGCTTCGGCACTGCCACCGTTACTGGCGTCCATCGCGCCCCCTCCACTGTCCGGTCGGGCGTCTGTGAAACAGCGTAGGCAAACCTGCGAAACCGTGTGAACAGCCGAACTGGTGCCCTGATCGGTCCGGGCGAAGTCCGTTGACCGCTTACCGTGGAACCCGGTCCGGTCACCGCTATGACGCCATTTCGACCTTCTATCGCACCCGGTTTCACCTCACTGTAGTTGTCAGATCTCCGTCACCGCCCGGACACCGGCAGCGATCACGGAGAGCTACGAAAACCGCAGCGCTGTGACAAAGAGATGTTGCAGAAGGCATCTTCGAAGCCCGACGGATTCGAAGACGGGACGACAGAGCGGAGAAGGGCGTGGAGTTCGTGGACTCGTTCGCAGGGGGACATGCCGGTACGGCGACCCGCGCCGTGCGGCCGGCGGTCTCTCCCCTCTCCGCTGTCCGCCCGGTCACCCCCGCCGCCGCGGTGGACCCCCGCACCGCGAGCGTCCGGCACTACGAAGGCGG of the Amycolatopsis sp. NBC_01488 genome contains:
- a CDS encoding glycine betaine ABC transporter substrate-binding protein, whose product is MKLRRMTAVLGVAVLGATLSACGLTVNQAVPYDIQPGSIQPIPSLQGLKVTVGSKDFTENIILAYLSEMALSAAGADVVDLSDIKGSNSSRQALLSGQTDVTWEYTGTGWINYQGNELPVPGGEKAQYEATAKADQEKFGVTWLNYSPLNDQYAFAVTEEYGAKNNLKTTSDLAAFIKQKPDQNVFCLETEFTSRQDGFPAAVKAYGFQNPKIENFGIGTIYSAVAGGTCPVGEVFTTDGRISGLNLRVLEDDKKAFPQYNAVPTLRTEWLKQHPDVRGPLEKIGAALDNQQMVELCKQVDVDGQDAGKVAHDWMVKKGFVK
- a CDS encoding DUF6474 family protein, translating into MARKAKVEGEARFTPKRAKNAVAVAKVLGPVVIPVVAPFAVRAAGTARELYDRYQARKLGVAVDQLGSYTGRGAALHARIAGLAQGCRDLEKSEKASAADKTFVSESLSTLEQLSASVRAAERMPAARRKAVHRAVAGELERLEGHLLHRLGI
- a CDS encoding YcnI family copper-binding membrane protein, translated to MSQHVFKRAGFLAATVGVAGLLGAGVASAHVTANVYGPQPTKGGYAAIVFRVPSEEPNTTTTKVAVDFKPDYGIGSVRTKPLPGWTAEVTKSKLPTPITKDNGTKITEAVTAVTWTAQPGNELKATDYQEFSVSFGPLPTNVDEVEFPAHQTYSDGKVVDWNQPTPPGGAEPEHPAPAVKLAAQVAGDGDMSANMAATPGEHTEAAAASDSTARWLGGAGLLVGAIGLGVGAGATVRARKATAKPGGNS
- a CDS encoding helix-turn-helix transcriptional regulator is translated as MDASNGGSAEARQSHAVPADAWEQPEMRAALAAREISAVYRLLRKHGVSQRQIAAMTGQSQSEVSEILKGRQVMAYDVLTRIADGLGVPRGYMGLAYDEATAIRVVGSADGQQAEEDESVKRRRFLAHAAQVTMGAAVFGPESGTWSAGPARTPAPGRIGMTDVRQVEAATRALRALDYQYGGGFCRDAVVAQLSWGQQMLEAHGTDIVKNRLYVALADLHSLAGWTSFDTGLMDSARGHFANALDLAKQGENHPLVANVLYRMGRVYLHQDAPNDALKLFQLGQIAAQESGSELAVSVLCANEAWAYAMMGNEEQAVKLLGRSKDEFERANLAEAESWVKFFTETDVYAMVGTVHTVLAQQNAEHTKYAIPALTRAVESYDDEMARSKTFMLSALATNHLLDGDLDHGAKVGGKAIDCAEGIKSERVKDRMRPLQDEAERRRNNADARDLADRLNAFYAA
- a CDS encoding TM0106 family RecB-like putative nuclease; this encodes MKGEVVLDAGAVSRCRRRVHLEHDPTMREVPLSPPDPTAQQRIDDATAHREDIVARLMAANPGHWVKIARDLPAHERVELTEQAFAAEASYIWGALFPVDAAGHRRGGVDLLVRTGRGYVPVLVVRHRISDRGTGAIVTELTDLDPAHRGADDGRKVRSQPRDQLRLVHIRRMLQTLGQADESLALGGVIGLDADVVVWHDLTAGTWPGGRSALTEYQVRFADRLAIATAAANGEEPLAEPSRVLECRRCPWWPTCEVVLTESRDVSLVVRGEDAVELRRAGVSTVDKLAALDPTGEAPEVNWTGVTFPDAVVLARAWLADLTLVRRVDRVEVPRADVEVDVDMESFGDAGAYLWGCLLTGADIGVSQGYRAFATWDPLPTDDEARSFAEFWAWLTDVRERTEAAGLTFRAYCYNALAENRWLFGSVERFGDHPGVPTKKEIQSFVDSAEWVDLFRSVTDQFLCSHGKGLKVIAPVAGFAWRDPEAGGEASMRWYRDAVGMDGETPDGEQRERLLRYNEDDVLATRALREWIDARAQAEVPYMFDL
- a CDS encoding ABC transporter permease produces the protein MTAVVDTGFSTESGSKRAERVRLFAQPVVVLVIVAVTLIWVFSSGLNATEKETLNASSLFTALWDHVLMTLVVTAIVVLVAVPLGVIVTRPWARFLAPVFLAIANIGQAAPALGVLVLWFIVTGATGGLWVAALPLAFYSLLPVLRNTMVGIQQVDESLIDAGRGIGMSAAAVLWRVELPLAVPLILAGLRTSLVLAVGTATFGMFVNAGGFGLLIDTGYKLNLTSVLVTGSVLAVALALLVDWLGAVAEQYFGPKGLR
- a CDS encoding phosphotransferase family protein; protein product: MDGRFTSGKLRGVLAETCARLGFDPAGARLLRFTNNAVYALVTAPFVIRIVGSTRLRHRVETVVRVARHFAHHDVPAIRLLDSVEQPMRVGEHLVTVWHQVPSIGRPATSADLARLLRRVHALPAPEDLAEWAPFAAVRARVSDAEELSAADRAFLLDRCAELEGALAELEFPLARSLVHGDAYPGNVIPGPDGPVLCDFDSSCVGPPEWDLTPLAVGRERFGDPPVRYRTFAAVYGFDVTSWPGFAVLRAIRELKLTTSVLPILRSRPQVRPELYRRLDDLRNARTDTRWTRYR
- a CDS encoding ABC transporter ATP-binding protein, which gives rise to MAENEEVSGVEIELEHVTKRYPGTREAAVDDFSMVVPAGKIVVFVGPSGCGKTTTMRMINRLVQPTSGKITIGGEDALGLDVDTLRRRIGYAIQQAGLFPHFTVAQNIGVVPGLLGWDKKKVNDRVEEMMDLVGLDPADFRDRFPRQLSGGQQQRVGVARALAADPPVLLMDEPFGAVDPITRGNLQDELLRLQSELKKTIVFVTHDFDEAVKLGDKIAVLGNQSSILQYDTPEAILANPANDTVAGFVGAGASLKQLTLLRVRDVELAQDALTATVDDDPAEIRKKLEDQRKHFALVLDQRRRPLRWAHVRELSSATSMTAVGKPLRDIVSLQSTLQDALEAMLAEGGSVPVTGARGEYAGTIQLDTVIATIQQLREEHTNGEEVSA
- a CDS encoding copper resistance D family protein, whose amino-acid sequence is MAQAETTAKPRYSTLLCVVTAGLLGALIGVALMSTTPVPGVVEPSAVVSAGIPVVRVLLDLAAVTTIGLALLSVLVGYDRPKLTEPILRLARPAGVAAALVWATAAVVALILQTAEYKPGSSTLSAGDIGSYIAAVGAGKALVIVAALALVHAGIGALALRFGEKVPAEVRVGLGLFALLPLPVTGHASNWNYHDYTMISMELHVMSAVAWTGGLGAMTVLLVANRTLLAHALPRFSKLATLCLILSAATGLFNGLVEISLNPTIGFWAAIFTTPYGQLFVLKFLCTGAIALLGAYTRFRLMPQIVRHNRTALAAWATLELTVMGLAFGFAVALTRAPVVAS
- a CDS encoding copper resistance CopC family protein; its protein translation is MRKALVALALTVVAVLGTATPALAHNVLISSDPANGASIAAGPQKVSLTFDQYVQGADVNQIAVTGPSGGQWAEGPISVVNNVISAPLRPLGPAGKYTIGYRVLSADGHPVTGELTFTLTAAGTGTPATVDAAKSPGSSSSASPQSGSTGVPIWVWIAGAVVLLAIGLTVALRSGRSVEEKN
- a CDS encoding ABC transporter permease, with amino-acid sequence MNLFDYISDRASKLWLEAYLHTSMVVQCTILAAVLGVLIGVAVYRSPIGSAVATALASTILTVPSFALLGLLIPISGLGPTTAVIALVLYGLLPIVRNTIVGLDGVDPAITDAARGIGMSRFGVLTRVELRLAWPAILTGMRVATQMLMGIAVIAAYAKGPGFGAEVFSGLTNAGSTNSLNQAVTGTVGVVILALLLDGVYVLIKRFTISRGVRG